CCCAGGCCAGTCCGAGGCTGGTCCCCGCGAGCACGTCCGTGAGCCAATGAGCACCGAGGTAGATCCGGGAAAGGACTACCAAGCTGATGATCAACGCTGCGACGGTATAAGGCAGCCAGCGTTTCGATGGGCGCAGTTCCCGGGCAATCAGCACCGCGAGGAACCCATATGTAACAGTACTGAGGGTCGCGTGGGCGCTGGGAAACGCGTAGGTGCTGAGCCCCCCGTACAGGTCCGGGACCGGGCGCGGGATTTCCAGGATGACCTTCAACCCCAGGGTGGCAAGCACCCCGAAGGTCACGGCGGCCACCCAGTGACCAGCGGCCAGCCAGCGCCGGCGCAGTGCCAACCAAGCCGCGACGGCGAGGGTCAGGGATATATCCACCGGCTGTCCGCCGAGCTCTGTTACCAGGACCATGAGCCGGTCGCCCCACGGGCTGCGCAGGCCCTGGGAAAAGTGGTACACGGTGTGGTCCAGCGGGAGCGGAATCTGGTGATGGGTCACCACCACCAGGATCCGGAAGAAGCCCCAGGTGCCCAGGAGCAGCAACAACGCGGAAAGCAGGAGTGCGCGGGATTCCGGTTCCTGGGGGTCCACCAGCCCCGCGGTGATCCGGCCCAGCACTGGATGGCTGTGGCCCCAGTCCAAGGCGCGGTCCAGCAGGCGCCCTCCCCGGGGGGCCAGCAACCCGTATGCCCGCCGCACCAGCCAGTACACCGCCCAGGGCACCAGGATGACCAGCGCCAACAGCACCGCCAGCCGGGTGGCCACCTCCGCGGCCAGTTGCAGAGACGCCCCGAAGGCCACTCCAGGGAGAATGAACACCGGTGCCCACACCATGGCCGCGGGTACCGCCACCAGCAAAAACCGCACCGGGTGCATCCCGAGCATGCCCGCCACCAGCGGGAGGATGGGACGCACCGGGCCGATGAATCGGCCGATGGCTACGCTCTTGCCGCCGTGCCGGTGGAAGAAATCCACGCCGCGGTTCATTAGCCGCGGATAGTGCCGGAATGGCCACATGACCTTGAGCCGGAGATGGAAGTGACGCCCGAGCCAGAAGCTCACCACGTCCCCGGTGATGGCCCCGGCGGTGGCCCACGCCAGGGTGGGCCAGAGGGACAAGGCGTCCACCGCCACCAGTGCCCCGATGCCGAACATCAACAGCATCCCCGGCATGAACAGCCCCACGATGGCCAGCGACTCGGCGCAGGTGATGCCAAACACCCCCAGGCCCGCCCAGGTGGGGTGCATGCTGAACCAGGCCAAAATCGGCTGGATGGAATCGGGCACGGGGCGTCTCTACTGTGGAGGTCGGGCACTGGCGGTGCGCGGCCAGTGCGATCGGAAACGGGCCGGCGTCACAGCGTCGCCAACACGCGGCGCGCCGCCGCTACCGTGGCATCGAGTTCGGCCGCGCCATGGGCCGCCGAGACGAATCCCGATTCAAAGGCGGATGGCGCCAGATACACGCCAGCGTTCAGCATGCCGTGGAAGAAGCGCGTGAACCGCTCCTGATCGCATGCCGTGGCCTGCGCATAGGAGCTCACCTGGGGGGCGGCAGTGAAGAAGAATCCGAACATGCCCCCCACCTGATTCGTGGTGAAGTCCACTCCGGCGTCTCGTGCTGCCGCCCGTAGTCCTGCGGTGAGGCGCGCGGTGGCGGCGCTGAGCGCCTCGAAGAAGCCCGGCCGCGCGACAATCTCCAGGGTGGCGAGCCCCGCTGCCATGGCGACCGGATTGCCCGACAGGGTGCCAGCTTGATAAATCGGACCCATCGGCGCGATGGATTCCATGATGGCACGGCGTCCGCCGAAGGCCCCGACCGGAAGCCCGCCGCCGATGACCTTGCCGAGCGTGGTGAGGTCCGGGGTTACGCCGTAGAGGGCTTGGGCACCGCCCAGATGAACCCGGAACCCGGTCATCACCTCGTCGAAGACCAGCACACTGCCGTAGCGGTCGCACAGGGTGCGCAGTTCCTGCAGGAAGCCGGGGACCGGGGGGATGCAGCTCATGTTTCCGGCGACCGGCTCCACGATCACGCAGGCGATCTGTTCCCCGGCCTCGCGAAAGGCGCTGCGCACCGCCTCCAGGTCGTTGTAGGGTAACGTCGCGGTGTGCTGAGCAAGGCTCGCGGGTACCCCGGGGGAGGTAGGGACCCCGAGGGTGAGTGCGCCGGAACCGGCCTTTACCAGCAGGGAATCGCTGTGGCCGTGGTATCCGCCCTCGAACTTGACGATCACGTCCCGTCCGGTGACCCCGCGCGCCAACCGGATCGCGCTCATGGTGGCCTCGGTGCCGGAGTTGACCATGCGCACCAGCTCCAAGGATGGCATCCGCGCTTGGAGTGTCTGGGCCATACGTACTTCGAGTTCTGTCGGTGCTCCGAAGCCTAGGCCTTGTTCCGCCGTGCGATGCACCGCGTCCAATACCTCCGGGTGCGCGTGACCCGCGATCATCGGGCCCCAGGAGCCTACATAGTCGATATAGCGCCGCCCGTCGGCGTCGAACAGATAGGGGCCTGCGCCACGTTGGATAAACAGGGGTTCCCCGCCCACGGCGCGAAACGCGCGCACCGGTGAATTCACACCTCCGGGTATCGAACGTGTGGCCGCGGCGAACAACTCGTGTGATCGGGTCATCTGGGCCTCTGCCAGTGCAGTGGTGGTGGACGACGGGTCCGGCCCACCTAGCCGTTACCGCGGCGCGGTGGGTGCGAACAGCCCGGCGTAACGTCGGGCCGCCGCCGTTATGTCCGGCTGACCGAACACGCCATGGATGACCGCCAGCATGTCGGCGCCTGCCGCGAGCAACGCCGCGCCATTTTCCGGTGTGATGCCGCCGATGGCAACTACCGGCACCGACAACGCGGCGCGCGCGCGGGGCAGCAGATCCACGGTGGCGGCCGTGGCGTCGGGCTTGCTTACCGAGGGAAAGAAGCGGCCGAATGCCACATAGTCTGCGCCATCCGCCACGGCGGCTTGGGCGCGCGACAGCGAAGCGTAGCAGGAGATGCCGATCAGCGTGCGCGCGCCGAGCACGGTCCGCGCTGCAGAGAGCCTAGTGTCGTGCCGTCCCAGGTGGACCCCGTCGGCGCCCACCTCCCGGGCCAGCGCCACGTCATCGTTGATTATCAGCGGGACCCCCGCTTCGTGACACAGAGAGCGCAGGGCCGCGGCTTCCGAGCGTCGGAGTTCCACAGCGGCGCCCTTGCGCCGGTACTGGACCAAGCGCGCGCCGCCGCGGATCGCCGCTTCCACCCTTTCTATCAGCGCGTCTGAGGCCTGGGGTTCATCATTGGTGAGTACGTAGAGCCCCGCGAGCACGGTGTTGGACACGAATCACCGGCGCCCACGGTCGGACCAGTACAGCCGGCGGGGCAGCGATTGCCCGGAACCTAGCCGGTAGCCGTGGCGCAGAGTCTCCCAGGTATAGCGTTGGGCCTCGCGCACCGCCGTGCGGGGTTCGCATCCCTGCGCCAGCAGACCGGCGATGGCCGCGGCGAGGGTGCAGCCGGAGCCGTGGTAGCTGCCCGCGAGGCGCTCCCAGGCGGTGGTGTCGAGGATCCGGTGTTCGCCGTACAGCCGGTTGATCACCTGGGCCCCAGGCTCGTGGGTCCCCGTAATCAGCACGAACGCGCAGCCGTGCTCCAGCAGCGCCATCGCGCAGGCGTCCAGGGTGTCTCCCTCCGGCGCGAGGGCGCGAGCCTCGTGGCTGTTGGGTGTCAACACGGTGGTCAGGGGCAGCAACAGGGCGATCAACGCCTCGCGCAGGCCATCGGGGGCCAGGGCCCCTCCAGCACCGGCGGCCAGTACCGGATCCAGTACCACCGGCAGGTCGGCGTAGTCCCGCAGCAGGGTGTGGACCGCCTGGGCCGCGCCGACACTACCTAGCATACCGATCTTCACCGCGGCCACCGGCAGGTCCTCCAGGACCGCGCGCGCCTGTTGGACAATCAGTATCGGATCGAGCGCCATGTAGCCGTGTACCGTCTGAGTGTCCTGGACGGTTACAGCGCTGACCACCGGCGCGGTATGGCAGCCCAGGCTTGCGAGGGCCTCGATATCCGCCTGGATCCCGGCCCCACCGCAGGGGTCGTGCCCGGAGATGGCAAGAACCACCGGCGGGGGTGGATTGGGCGCGAGGGTGTTCACGGTGATAGGCGTTAGCATCGGACGCGTGGTGGAATCGAGGCCTTGATTCTAACACCGGGCCCGGTGGTTTGACTCGCCGCCTGGACATGGGAAAATAGCCCCCTCAGCCAACCCCACGAGACGCTGTCGCCCCCGCCATGAGCACATCCCCTGTCGAAACCGGACTGAAGACCTATATGTGTGTGGTTTGCGGATTCATCTACGATGAGGCCGCGGGTCTGCCCGACGAGGGCGTCGCCCCCGGTACCCGCTGGGAGGACGTGCCGGCGACTTGGCGTTGTCCCGATTGCGGCGCCGGCAAAGAGGACTTTGACGTCATCGAGATCTGATCTGCGGCCAGTGGTGGTGAGTCTGCTGTTTGCGCCGCTGACGTAGCCACAGCCAGGTCCCGGAGGCGGCGAGGAAGCTCAGCAGCGCGGCCGCGGTATCCATCAGCCAGCCCCCTCCAGGTTCCCCCGGTAGACCCCGGTAGGGGTGCGCAACCACACGCCGCCACGCCCGTCGACACCGATGGTCTCTAGACCGGCCGGAACCCCCTGGGCCTGGGTGAGCCGTTCCACCGGTTCCCCGTCCAGGGTCAGCAGGACCAATTCCCCGCCCGCCGCGACGATCAGCATGGATCCCAACTGTAGCGCGCCGACCAAGCGACCGGAGGCCAGGGCCACCGGCCGCCCGTCCAGGTATACGTGGAGATCCAGGCCGCTCAGCCAATGTTCCCCCACAGCGTAGCTTACCGGCTGCGCGGCGGTTCCAGCGACGAACGCCGATGGGGAATCCTCGCTACGGTGTGTGTTGTGGCGTGCCATCGGCGAATTCCGTGTGGCGGTGCAGTAGCAGGGCGAGCCGCGCGACCCGGATCAGCGCATGTACCGACAAGGTGTCCCCGGTGATGCCGTCCACGTTTCGATCCAGCCGGCCGTCGGTGTCGAGCCGTGCGCCTCGGAATTGTTGAGTGCAGAATGGGTGGCGCACATCCCTCCCGCGGCTTACGCGGAAGATCAGCACATCGAGCCGGGTGATACGCCCGCTGTTGACCACGACGCCCACGGAAATGGGGCGTTTTCCTCCTGTAGGCAGGGTTGGCGACCTGATTGGCCAATATTACACGACCCGTCATTACAAACGCAAATAGTTATCATTTGCATTATGTTATGATGTTGTAGGTTATATAGGCCCTGGCACTGCCCTTAACCCATTGGCGTGGCGGGTCAAACCATAGAAAAGCGGGGGTGGAGCCAAGGTGATCGTCAGGGGGCGAAGTGATACACTTACCGGCAGACTTGGGATGGGAACGCCTCGGAGTGGTCCCAGATCGAGCAATCAGCAGAGGGAGTCAGCGATGAGTGGAACTGTGCAGACCCAGGCCCCCAGTCAGGAGGCTGCCTTCCAGGCGGTGCTTACCGACGCGGATGTGAAGATGAGCGAGACTGCGCGCCGCAAGATGGCCGAACTGCTTGAGGAGAACCGGGATGAAGTGGAGGCCATCCGGGTCTTCGTCGGTGGTGGTGGCTGCAGCGGGATGAGCTACGGCATGACGTTCACCGATGCGCGCACCCCCTACGATTGTATTTATCAGGGGGACGGCGTAACTCTGTACGTGGACGCGGTGGCACTGAATTTTCTGCGCGGGGTAGAGATCGACTATGCCGATCGGCCCAGCGGCGCCAGTTTTGTCTTCAATAACGTGTTTGCTGCCACCGGCGGCAGTGGAACCTGTTCCGCCTGCGGCGGCGCCGGCTAGCCAAGCGCCGCGGGCCCGCGGCGGCGACCGCCATCCCGGTCCCCAGGTGCTAGGCTGCTTGCTTATGCAAGGCCAGTGAGCCGGAGTGTGAACCCGCCAGCGCCGGGACCGGCCGACAGCGCGTAGCACTACACGAGATGCATCGGGAGCGACGGTCCGGTCCCGCGCTCCGCGGGTCTTCCAATGGCATCCAATGTTCCAACGGCGCCCGATGCGGCGCAGCGGCCACGGCTGTTACTGGTCGCTCCTCCCACCAGTTATCGGATCGTCCCCTATCTGGAGGCCGCCCATCGCCTCGGTATCGACTTGGTGGTGGCCTCCCAGGGGGAGCACTCGCTTATTGGTGCAGTGGCACGGGGGCTGCACGTGGACCTGCAGCAGCCGGAGCGGGCTCTGGCGCATATCGTCACCGCCCTGCGGGGTGAGACCCTGGCGGGGGTGGTAGGTACCGACGACGCCACCGTGGAGCTGGCGAGCCGTGTGGGGCTAGCCCTAGGGTTGCCCCACAACCCCCCGGAGGCCGCGCTGCTGGCGCGGCGCAAGGATTTGGCTCGTACCCGGTTGCGGCAGGCGGGTGTCCCGGTCCCGGACCACCGCCGCATCGATCTGGAACTGCCGCTGGAGTCGCAGCTCCGCGCTTTTCCCTTCCCAGTAGTGGTAAAGCCGCTGATGCTCTCGGGTAGCCGCGGGGTCGTGCGCGCCGACGATCTGCCCGCACTGCGTGGGGCGTGCCAGCGGATCCGGGGCATCCTGGACCGGGAGGCGCTTGCGGACCCGATGGAACGCCGTCACCTGCTGGTAGAACGTTACTTGTCCGGGACCGAGGTAGCGTTGGAAGGGATGCTGCGGGACGGTCGGCTGGAGGTCCTGGCGTTGTTCGACAAGCCGGACCCCTTGGAAGGACCGTACTTCGAGGAAACCTATTACATCACCCCGTCGCGGCTGCCCGCGGCGTTTCAGCGGCGGATCG
The Chromatiales bacterium 21-64-14 genome window above contains:
- a CDS encoding glutamate-1-semialdehyde-2,1-aminomutase; amino-acid sequence: MTRSHELFAAATRSIPGGVNSPVRAFRAVGGEPLFIQRGAGPYLFDADGRRYIDYVGSWGPMIAGHAHPEVLDAVHRTAEQGLGFGAPTELEVRMAQTLQARMPSLELVRMVNSGTEATMSAIRLARGVTGRDVIVKFEGGYHGHSDSLLVKAGSGALTLGVPTSPGVPASLAQHTATLPYNDLEAVRSAFREAGEQIACVIVEPVAGNMSCIPPVPGFLQELRTLCDRYGSVLVFDEVMTGFRVHLGGAQALYGVTPDLTTLGKVIGGGLPVGAFGGRRAIMESIAPMGPIYQAGTLSGNPVAMAAGLATLEIVARPGFFEALSAATARLTAGLRAAARDAGVDFTTNQVGGMFGFFFTAAPQVSSYAQATACDQERFTRFFHGMLNAGVYLAPSAFESGFVSAAHGAAELDATVAAARRVLATL
- a CDS encoding thiamine-phosphate diphosphorylase, with translation MSNTVLAGLYVLTNDEPQASDALIERVEAAIRGGARLVQYRRKGAAVELRRSEAAALRSLCHEAGVPLIINDDVALAREVGADGVHLGRHDTRLSAARTVLGARTLIGISCYASLSRAQAAVADGADYVAFGRFFPSVSKPDATAATVDLLPRARAALSVPVVAIGGITPENGAALLAAGADMLAVIHGVFGQPDITAAARRYAGLFAPTAPR
- a CDS encoding hydroxymethylpyrimidine/phosphomethylpyrimidine kinase; translated protein: MLTPITVNTLAPNPPPPVVLAISGHDPCGGAGIQADIEALASLGCHTAPVVSAVTVQDTQTVHGYMALDPILIVQQARAVLEDLPVAAVKIGMLGSVGAAQAVHTLLRDYADLPVVLDPVLAAGAGGALAPDGLREALIALLLPLTTVLTPNSHEARALAPEGDTLDACAMALLEHGCAFVLITGTHEPGAQVINRLYGEHRILDTTAWERLAGSYHGSGCTLAAAIAGLLAQGCEPRTAVREAQRYTWETLRHGYRLGSGQSLPRRLYWSDRGRR
- a CDS encoding rubredoxin, with the translated sequence MKTYMCVVCGFIYDEAAGLPDEGVAPGTRWEDVPATWRCPDCGAGKEDFDVIEI
- a CDS encoding iron-sulfur cluster assembly accessory protein — protein: MSGTVQTQAPSQEAAFQAVLTDADVKMSETARRKMAELLEENRDEVEAIRVFVGGGGCSGMSYGMTFTDARTPYDCIYQGDGVTLYVDAVALNFLRGVEIDYADRPSGASFVFNNVFAATGGSGTCSACGGAG